From the Papaver somniferum cultivar HN1 chromosome 2, ASM357369v1, whole genome shotgun sequence genome, the window ATTGCTGATGATGGGACAAGTAAGCCATTCTCATTGTTGTGATATTCAGTTGTACAGTATGTGTTATTTGCCTTTACGCTGTTAATATGGGTGTGATCCATGTCCCCTGTTTAGTGACATAGCTATTGTTCTGTTAAGTACTTTTTGATGCCAACCAGTGGTTTGTTCCACTTGATGGCTTGATTTATAGGATTCTATGCTTTGCTTATTCTTTTTCATATAATTATTGAAATTGTACTCTAAAATCCCAAGAGTCTTGAATGTGACATTTGTTACTGGTAGAATAAAGAATTCATTGTTTGTATTTAAGAATCTTTGAGTTGAAATGAAAATTCTTATTTTCAACATCTTAGTATGGTCTTCACTTATATTCACTTTACAACGCTATGATTTTGATTGGGACTTaggaatttttcagaattttttgtcaatttttaacgaaaagaaagaaagaaatgaacagaacataaaataaaagaaagaaaagtgtTACTAAAGAGAGAAGTATTTGACCCAAGCATGTTACTGGTAGAACACCTTCTTATTTAGAACTAAGGAATCACCGTATTAAGTAAAATAGTGCACCTTATCTTTCTCCTGATAGGTATATTTCTGAGTTATGTTGGTTTTTTCTGTTTTGGTGTATTTCAGTTCCTTTCAGGCATGGGAAGCGTATTGGTTTTAGTTACCTTGTTTCCCAAAAAATATACCGATGAAAATGCATCAGTTAAAGTTCTTTGGAACTCAAAGACCCTTGCATTAGACGTACAACTTGCACCTCACAAACGACTCATTCAGGCATACATCAAGAGAAAGCCACCTTCATATTTCATTATTGGTGGATTTGTCTTTACATATGTATCGGTTCATTGTCTTCGTTCTGAGGTACGCAAGTTAACACCTGCGGTGCTACTATTTATCGTttcttattcacataaataagcTAAGCAGTGCACACTGTATTTCATACGGTCCTATAAAATAAATTGGAAAACTCGATAACATGGTCCTATAAATTTAAATGGGTACGTTATTTTTAAAGGTTTTTTAAAATAAATTGGAAAACTCGATAACATGGTCCTATAAATTTAAATGGGTATGTTATTTTTAAAGGTTTTATAAATTATGACGGGTAACTCAATTTGTGGTAGTATAAATTAAACTAGGTACCCATACCAGTATGTAGGATAAAAACTTTCCCTATGCTGTCCAATAAATTTAACTGGGTAGAactgttaaaatgaccatatAATAAATTGGGTAGACAGTAAAATGATTATATAAAATAAATTGGGTCTATTGATTCGTGGGCTTATTTACTTATTTGGATGTTCTTCTCGCAGATGAGATATACACTCATTTGAAATCTGTGCATATTAATTTGTTTGGATTTTCTTCTTGCAGATGAGAGACATGCTCATTTGAAACTTATATACCTCTGTGAGGAACGAACCTCTCCAAAGGTAGGTATGTAATCCATATAGAAGACGTAGTTTTGTATATAGATCATTGCAAATATCTGACAGTGAGCTGAAATTTCTAAAAGAGCGTGAAGTTGGACCTCTAGTAATACTAGTACCCAAGGTATTTGATATCAAGAAATGGGGAGCAAGTTGGTTTACATCAACCATGAATCTAACTCTAGCTGCCTCTAGTTTCagtgacatcaaaatctacatgATCATTACTCTTTCACATATGCACCACTAAACAGAACGTAATTGTCGTTATGTTTCTCAAAAGGGGCGCTGCAATTAAGGTGGCAAAATAAACATCATAAAATGCTTGCTCAACCTCCTTGTAAAAGGAAATTTTTGGGTTCGAGCTGTCACAGAAATGAGTATCACTTTTTAATATACTGGAACCCGAGAAGAACGAGTTTCTGCTGGAGGAACAAGGGAAACACAAATGTGTGGTACTGGGTGGTTATGTCTATATCTTTGCAGTTGGCTTGTAATTACTTAATGGTGTTCTCATAAATAGTATTATTGGTGGATGGAACATATTCTTATCTTTCCCAGAAAAGTGTTATTTGATTTTGAACTAAGGATTGTGTGACATATAGTAGAAATATAGTAAAAGATTAAAATAGTTGGCGACTGCAGAGGAATATTTTATGTGCACTGATATATGACGAGATTATATGTCTCGATTTACATGGTACATAGATTTTTATGTGCAAGAGACTCGgaaaagaagaaatgaagaaactGGGTgcaaaaactcaataaaataaATTGGGTAAATCTACAAAATTACCGTACATAATAAATTAGGTACAAATAAAAATGCACGTTTGAAATAAATTGTTGGTCTAGTTTTCTACCAATTTGGCTTCGCAAATGTAAGATCCCCTATATTTGAACTAACCTAACGATTTGAATCAGGGTAATTAAGCT encodes:
- the LOC113354565 gene encoding protease Do-like 9, which gives rise to MELILLMMGQFLSGMGSVLVLVTLFPKKYTDENASVKVLWNSKTLALDVQLAPHKRLIQAYIKRKPPSYFIIGGFVFTYVSVHCLRSEMRDMLI